The following coding sequences are from one Arthrobacter crystallopoietes window:
- a CDS encoding helix-turn-helix domain-containing protein: MKALPVEPSNAPVAIGSRIRAARQEQRMTIEQVADSTGLTKGFLSRVERDLTSPSVASLVTLCQVLGISIGDLFLMPETHLSRAGEGPRISLGGQGIKEELLTARHERRLQIIRAVIEPRGRGESELYSVDCEVDVLHVIAGRITLIFTSERYELNAGDTISFSGREPHSWINETDEQAIVTWTLVPAAAR; the protein is encoded by the coding sequence GTGAAAGCACTGCCTGTCGAGCCCAGCAATGCCCCGGTAGCGATCGGATCCCGCATCCGCGCGGCACGGCAGGAACAGCGCATGACCATTGAGCAGGTTGCGGACTCCACCGGATTGACCAAGGGCTTCCTGAGCCGGGTCGAGCGGGACCTCACCTCGCCGTCGGTAGCTTCGCTGGTGACGTTGTGCCAGGTGCTGGGAATTTCCATCGGCGACTTGTTCCTGATGCCGGAAACGCATTTGTCCCGCGCAGGGGAGGGGCCGCGGATCAGTCTTGGTGGCCAAGGCATCAAGGAAGAGCTGCTGACCGCGCGGCATGAGCGCCGCCTCCAGATCATCCGGGCGGTCATCGAGCCCCGCGGGCGGGGCGAATCCGAGCTGTACTCCGTTGACTGCGAAGTGGACGTACTGCATGTCATCGCCGGACGTATCACGCTGATCTTCACGTCCGAACGCTACGAACTCAATGCGGGCGACACCATCTCCTTTTCCGGCCGTGAGCCGCACAGCTGGATCAATGAGACGGACGAGCAGGCCATCGTTACCTGGACTCTGGTCCCGGCCGCCGCGCGGTAA
- a CDS encoding thiamine pyrophosphate-binding protein, with translation MTASSTGGAGTGGTIVAARNGGDLVVETLSALGATTVFGIPGQHALGLFDALSRSNLHFVSSRVENNSAFAADGFSRATGDVGVLFLSTGPGALTSLAGLQEAYATGVPMVVVASQIPLEGLGARRKGMLHQLDDQKASAANVTKSQRLIQHASGIPSAIQDAWTEAISSPQGPVWVEVPQNVLLDPIMVPPVEDALAEAFDNPPRTELVKEAVKWLASAERPAIIAGGGVRRGRAEPRLRSIAEKLRAPVVCSPGGNGAFPWQHELSLQSWVEDRYVTDVLEDADVLVVVGSSLGEVTSNYFTFEPRGRIIQIDAEPRVLESNRPALGIRADAGQALQALDEALIAAARPQSEPVFSPDWHGKSPEQLVKETLANVQARLDAQDLAKERQFMADIREAVPDGMQTFWDMTISAYWAWSCWDSREGQFHSAQGAGGLGFGFPGAIGGSVGLASKGLPARVLAVSGDGSAMYSISELATAKQHNLPVTWLIVDDGGYGILREYMEDAFGQATATELARPDFVKLAEAFGVPARRVEPGNVRQALEDSFAADGPNVVVVETLLKMFAPTHLAT, from the coding sequence ATGACGGCATCCAGCACGGGCGGTGCCGGCACGGGCGGAACAATCGTCGCGGCCCGCAACGGCGGGGACCTTGTCGTCGAAACCCTGAGCGCCCTCGGCGCCACCACCGTGTTCGGCATCCCCGGCCAGCACGCGCTCGGGCTTTTCGATGCCCTGAGCCGGTCCAACCTGCACTTTGTGTCTTCCCGGGTGGAGAACAACTCCGCCTTCGCCGCGGACGGCTTCTCCCGCGCTACCGGCGACGTCGGCGTGCTCTTCCTCTCCACCGGACCGGGTGCGCTGACCTCGCTGGCCGGATTGCAGGAAGCCTACGCCACCGGGGTGCCGATGGTGGTGGTAGCCAGCCAGATTCCGCTCGAAGGGCTCGGCGCCCGGCGCAAGGGCATGCTGCACCAGCTCGATGACCAGAAGGCCTCCGCCGCCAATGTCACCAAGAGCCAGCGGCTGATCCAGCACGCGTCCGGCATTCCGTCCGCCATCCAGGACGCCTGGACCGAGGCCATTTCTTCGCCCCAGGGTCCGGTCTGGGTGGAAGTGCCGCAGAACGTCCTGCTGGATCCGATCATGGTCCCGCCTGTCGAGGACGCGCTCGCCGAAGCCTTCGACAACCCGCCGCGGACCGAGCTGGTGAAGGAAGCGGTGAAGTGGCTCGCTTCCGCCGAACGCCCCGCCATCATCGCCGGCGGCGGCGTGCGCCGGGGCAGGGCCGAACCGAGGCTGCGCTCCATTGCGGAAAAGCTGCGTGCCCCCGTGGTCTGTTCGCCTGGCGGCAACGGAGCCTTCCCGTGGCAGCATGAACTCTCGCTGCAGTCCTGGGTGGAAGACCGCTACGTCACCGATGTCCTGGAGGACGCCGACGTGCTGGTGGTGGTCGGGTCCTCGCTGGGCGAGGTGACCAGCAACTACTTCACCTTCGAACCGCGCGGCAGGATCATCCAGATCGACGCCGAGCCCCGGGTACTCGAATCCAACCGGCCCGCTTTGGGGATCCGGGCCGACGCGGGCCAGGCCCTGCAGGCCTTGGACGAAGCGCTGATCGCCGCAGCCCGGCCGCAGTCGGAGCCCGTATTCTCGCCGGACTGGCACGGCAAGTCCCCGGAACAGCTGGTGAAGGAAACCCTGGCCAATGTGCAGGCCCGGCTTGATGCCCAGGATCTGGCCAAGGAGCGGCAGTTCATGGCCGACATCCGCGAGGCGGTTCCGGATGGCATGCAGACGTTCTGGGACATGACAATTTCCGCCTACTGGGCGTGGAGCTGCTGGGATTCGCGCGAGGGCCAGTTCCACTCGGCGCAGGGCGCGGGCGGGTTGGGCTTCGGCTTCCCCGGGGCCATCGGCGGCTCGGTCGGGCTGGCCAGCAAGGGACTGCCGGCGCGCGTGCTGGCCGTTTCGGGCGACGGCTCCGCCATGTATTCCATCAGCGAGCTGGCCACTGCCAAGCAGCACAATCTCCCGGTCACCTGGCTGATTGTCGACGACGGCGGCTACGGCATCCTGCGCGAATACATGGAGGACGCCTTCGGGCAGGCCACCGCCACCGAGCTCGCGCGGCCGGACTTCGTGAAGCTGGCCGAAGCCTTCGGGGTTCCGGCACGCCGGGTGGAGCCCGGGAATGTCCGCCAGGCCCTCGAGGACAGCTTCGCGGCGGACGGTCCCAACGTCGTCGTTGTTGAGACGCTGCTCAAGATGTTCGCCCCGACGCACCTGGCAACCTGA
- a CDS encoding sodium:solute symporter, which translates to MDGQFINVIIVVAYLAAMLLFGWWGKSRTKNNSDYLVAGRRLGGLLYTGTMAAVVLGGASTVGGVGLGYTFGLSGMWLVVAIGTGVLLLSLLFAPTLQKLKIYTVAQMLTLRYGVSATKVSGIVMLAYTLMLCATSTGAYATILVVLFGWERWLAITVGGAIVLIYSTIGGMWSITLADMAQFVIKTIGVFLLMLPFTWNAAGGLGGIRERVDASFFDIGGIGAQTIITYFVVYTLGLLIGQDIWQRVFTARTPGVARWGGATAGIYCIFYGAAGALIGMAAAVVIPGLENQDDVYADVAMNLLPIGIGGIVLAAAVAAMMSTASGTLIAAATVAKADVVPFVRSWFGKPAHHEHGENPEHDVQGSRWYVLGLGVLAIVLAILVQDVVAALTIAYDILVGGLLIAILGGLVWKRGTGLGAAASMAAGSVVTLTTMIILEVNAENQYDGIYANEPIYYGLIASLVAYIVVSLATKPTDPAVREAWDLRVAGAIAEEVPVEGPEEAHSR; encoded by the coding sequence ATGGATGGACAATTCATCAACGTCATTATTGTGGTCGCTTACTTGGCCGCAATGCTGCTTTTCGGCTGGTGGGGCAAGTCCCGCACCAAGAACAATAGCGATTATCTCGTGGCCGGCCGTCGACTCGGCGGGCTGCTTTACACAGGCACCATGGCTGCCGTCGTTCTTGGCGGTGCCTCCACCGTCGGCGGCGTTGGCCTTGGCTACACGTTCGGGTTGTCCGGCATGTGGCTGGTGGTGGCCATCGGCACCGGCGTGCTGCTGCTGAGCCTGCTCTTCGCGCCTACCTTGCAGAAACTGAAAATCTACACGGTGGCCCAGATGCTGACCCTGCGGTACGGCGTCAGCGCCACCAAGGTCTCCGGCATCGTCATGCTGGCCTACACCCTGATGCTGTGCGCCACGTCGACGGGTGCCTACGCGACCATCCTGGTGGTGCTCTTCGGCTGGGAGCGGTGGCTGGCCATCACGGTCGGCGGCGCCATTGTGCTGATCTACTCCACCATCGGCGGCATGTGGTCCATCACGCTGGCGGACATGGCGCAGTTCGTCATCAAGACCATCGGCGTCTTCCTGCTCATGCTGCCGTTCACCTGGAACGCCGCCGGCGGACTCGGCGGGATCCGCGAGCGCGTGGACGCTTCCTTCTTCGACATCGGCGGCATCGGCGCGCAGACCATCATCACCTACTTCGTGGTCTACACCCTGGGCCTGCTGATCGGACAGGACATCTGGCAGCGCGTATTCACCGCGCGGACTCCGGGGGTTGCCCGCTGGGGCGGCGCGACCGCCGGTATTTACTGCATCTTCTACGGTGCGGCGGGCGCCTTGATCGGTATGGCAGCCGCCGTCGTCATTCCGGGTCTGGAGAACCAGGACGACGTCTATGCGGACGTCGCGATGAACCTGCTGCCCATCGGCATCGGCGGCATTGTGCTCGCCGCCGCCGTGGCCGCAATGATGTCCACCGCCTCCGGTACGCTGATCGCCGCCGCCACCGTGGCCAAGGCTGACGTGGTGCCCTTTGTCCGCTCCTGGTTCGGTAAGCCGGCCCACCACGAACACGGCGAAAACCCGGAGCACGATGTGCAGGGCAGCCGCTGGTACGTCCTCGGCCTGGGCGTCCTGGCGATTGTGCTGGCCATCCTGGTCCAGGACGTGGTCGCCGCGCTGACCATCGCCTATGACATCCTGGTCGGCGGATTGCTCATCGCCATCCTCGGCGGCCTGGTGTGGAAGCGCGGAACCGGTCTCGGGGCCGCGGCGTCCATGGCCGCCGGCAGCGTGGTCACCCTGACCACCATGATCATCCTCGAGGTCAACGCGGAAAACCAGTACGACGGCATCTATGCCAACGAGCCGATCTACTACGGGCTGATCGCTTCGCTGGTCGCCTACATAGTGGTATCCCTGGCCACCAAGCCGACCGACCCGGCCGTGCGCGAGGCCTGGGACCTGCGGGTAGCCGGCGCCATCGCGGAAGAAGTTCCGGTGGAAGGCCCGGAAGAGGCCCACAGCCGCTGA
- a CDS encoding ABC transporter substrate-binding protein, producing MKRHNVMRATAVAALLSLGLTACGSGGGGSEEASSTVRVTLANHVWTDIIKEAIPEFEEETGLTVQLTQLGEDQLSDQYNVKLNAGTDEIDVMMYRPLQEGKLFAQNGYLADLSERVEGNAEWDWSDFQSGPVEATTFEDKVVGVPLITEREVLYYRKDLLEKAGLEVPKTLEELEAAAKQIKEENPETAGFVARTGRSAAVTQFSSYLYSFGGDFIDDSGKSAIGTPEAKEAYDYYGRMIREYGPENVSTDMSWPEAMAIFTQGGAAFYTEADSLYKNATDPADSKVAETVGFAPMPEGPAGSKPYNVPSWGLAINEASANQDNAWKFIEWATSKEKTLEVQKAGVPGPRSSVWEDPEGISTYPKDLAEAIAVSAENGVGYDRPLVVSVAEAREIVGDPIVAAITGEDAAKAAETANTSFEAFLEDEK from the coding sequence GTGAAACGACACAATGTAATGCGCGCTACGGCGGTGGCAGCCCTGCTCTCCCTCGGGCTCACGGCTTGCGGCAGCGGCGGCGGAGGCAGCGAAGAAGCCTCCAGCACCGTGCGGGTAACCCTGGCCAACCACGTGTGGACAGACATCATCAAGGAAGCCATACCCGAATTCGAAGAGGAGACGGGCCTCACCGTCCAGCTCACCCAGCTCGGCGAGGATCAGCTCTCCGACCAGTACAACGTCAAGCTCAACGCCGGTACTGATGAGATCGATGTGATGATGTACCGGCCGCTGCAGGAGGGCAAGCTCTTCGCGCAGAACGGCTACCTCGCCGATCTCTCGGAGCGGGTCGAGGGCAACGCGGAGTGGGACTGGTCCGACTTCCAGTCCGGTCCGGTGGAGGCCACCACCTTCGAGGACAAGGTGGTGGGCGTGCCGCTGATCACCGAGCGCGAGGTGCTCTACTACCGCAAGGACCTGCTGGAAAAGGCCGGCCTTGAGGTGCCCAAGACCCTCGAGGAGCTGGAGGCCGCGGCCAAGCAGATCAAGGAAGAGAACCCGGAGACGGCGGGCTTCGTCGCACGGACCGGCCGGTCTGCCGCGGTCACGCAGTTCTCCTCCTACCTGTACTCCTTCGGCGGGGACTTCATCGACGATTCCGGCAAGTCGGCCATCGGCACTCCGGAGGCCAAGGAAGCCTACGACTACTACGGCCGGATGATCCGCGAGTACGGCCCGGAGAATGTCAGCACGGATATGAGCTGGCCCGAGGCCATGGCCATCTTCACCCAGGGCGGCGCCGCGTTCTACACCGAGGCGGACAGCCTCTACAAGAACGCCACGGATCCCGCGGACTCGAAGGTGGCGGAGACGGTCGGCTTCGCGCCGATGCCGGAAGGCCCGGCAGGCTCCAAGCCGTACAACGTTCCCTCCTGGGGCCTGGCGATCAACGAGGCCTCGGCCAACCAGGACAACGCGTGGAAGTTCATCGAGTGGGCCACCAGCAAGGAAAAGACGCTCGAGGTCCAGAAGGCCGGCGTGCCCGGACCGCGTTCATCCGTCTGGGAGGACCCGGAAGGTATCTCCACCTACCCGAAGGACCTCGCGGAGGCCATTGCGGTCAGCGCCGAGAACGGGGTTGGCTATGACCGCCCGCTGGTGGTCTCGGTAGCCGAGGCCCGCGAAATTGTCGGCGATCCGATCGTTGCCGCCATCACCGGCGAGGATGCGGCCAAGGCCGCGGAAACCGCCAACACGTCGTTCGAGGCCTTCCTCGAAGACGAAAAGTAG
- a CDS encoding DUF202 domain-containing protein gives MALRRGPAPEHNDAGLQPERTSLAWGRTTMAMVVAAAIFLRWMPHHGWFAGILVAVTLVTALAINLTQKIRYHRAVRGIASETVHADVVGVLFTSASVFVLGALGIYTVLFLPVGG, from the coding sequence ATGGCACTGCGCCGCGGTCCCGCACCCGAACATAACGACGCCGGCCTCCAGCCCGAGCGCACGTCGCTCGCCTGGGGCCGGACCACCATGGCCATGGTGGTTGCCGCCGCGATTTTCCTGCGCTGGATGCCGCACCACGGCTGGTTCGCCGGGATCCTCGTAGCCGTCACGCTGGTGACGGCCCTGGCCATCAACCTCACCCAGAAAATCCGGTACCACCGCGCTGTCCGCGGCATTGCCAGTGAAACAGTCCATGCCGACGTCGTTGGTGTCCTTTTTACTTCCGCCAGCGTTTTCGTCCTGGGGGCGCTGGGCATCTACACGGTGTTGTTCCTGCCCGTGGGCGGCTAG
- a CDS encoding carbohydrate ABC transporter permease, which translates to MTARSTDTTQRGSAGKGPKKTGWQAYSDWANDHRKWLFAAPAMVFVGILIVFPLAWTLYLSLTDASGSVRAESDFIGLENYTEVLTDTQRFWPAVGRTFYFTIGALAIQMVLGMCIALLLWRPFKGEKFVRVVILLPLVATPVAVGMMWRLILDPNIGFANQLLGFFGLPGQPWLSSPETALTTLLFVDVWQWTPMVVLILLAGLTSLSDEPDEAARIDGATAWQRFWYVTLPLMMPTVIVAVLLRGIDALKTFDILYATKGKGGGSFNEVETLNIYAYGLSFDYMDYGVASAVLILFFMIIVACMWLVTFRRKGNK; encoded by the coding sequence ATGACTGCACGATCTACTGACACCACGCAGCGCGGATCCGCCGGCAAGGGACCGAAAAAGACCGGCTGGCAGGCCTATTCGGACTGGGCCAACGACCACCGCAAATGGCTTTTCGCCGCCCCGGCGATGGTCTTCGTGGGCATCCTTATTGTCTTCCCGCTGGCCTGGACCCTCTACCTAAGCCTGACGGATGCTTCCGGCTCCGTCCGGGCCGAATCCGACTTCATCGGGCTCGAAAACTACACGGAAGTCCTGACCGACACGCAGCGGTTCTGGCCCGCCGTCGGACGCACGTTCTATTTCACCATCGGCGCGCTGGCCATCCAGATGGTTTTGGGCATGTGCATTGCGCTGCTGCTCTGGCGGCCGTTCAAGGGCGAAAAATTTGTCCGTGTGGTGATCCTGCTGCCGCTGGTGGCGACCCCCGTGGCGGTCGGCATGATGTGGCGGCTGATCCTGGATCCGAACATCGGGTTCGCCAACCAGCTGCTGGGGTTCTTCGGCCTGCCCGGGCAACCCTGGCTTTCCAGCCCGGAGACGGCGCTGACCACGCTGTTGTTTGTGGACGTGTGGCAGTGGACGCCCATGGTGGTGCTGATCCTGCTGGCCGGGCTGACGTCCCTGTCCGATGAGCCGGACGAGGCGGCGCGGATCGACGGCGCCACCGCTTGGCAACGCTTCTGGTACGTGACGCTACCGCTGATGATGCCCACCGTGATCGTGGCCGTGCTGCTGCGCGGGATCGACGCGCTGAAGACCTTCGACATTCTCTATGCCACCAAGGGCAAGGGCGGCGGTTCCTTCAACGAGGTGGAAACGCTGAACATCTACGCCTACGGCCTCAGCTTCGACTACATGGACTACGGCGTGGCCTCGGCCGTGCTGATCCTGTTCTTCATGATCATCGTGGCCTGCATGTGGCTCGTGACCTTCCGCCGGAAGGGGAACAAGTAA
- a CDS encoding carbohydrate ABC transporter permease, with product MNALTDIQRNATTAADGSGNGTGAAKPAARRRKPIRTRAYKWFRVVALVAIVLTFLAPLVWMLLASLKTNVDIYDASKAVIFSPTWENYDNVLGRNNYFTFIFNSFWVAFVSTALSLIIGIPAAYSMSRFAMRRSALVVLMARIIPGVSLLVPWYYVFSNLRMVGGYEVLILSHMFVALPLIVYIMMSYFDSMPLELEEAAQVDGLTPIGAFTRITLPLSVAGIATAGILSFIFSWNNFMFALVLSGANTKTLPVAIFNFVSYASIDWGGLMAAATVVTIPIMIIALFTQKYIVSGLTAGATKG from the coding sequence ATGAACGCCCTGACAGATATTCAACGCAACGCCACTACGGCAGCCGATGGTTCCGGCAACGGAACCGGCGCCGCGAAGCCGGCCGCCCGCCGTCGTAAGCCCATCCGCACCCGCGCCTACAAGTGGTTCCGGGTGGTGGCGCTGGTGGCGATTGTGCTGACTTTCCTCGCGCCGCTGGTGTGGATGCTGCTGGCCTCGCTGAAGACCAACGTGGACATCTACGACGCGTCCAAGGCGGTCATCTTCAGCCCGACGTGGGAAAACTACGACAACGTCCTAGGCCGGAACAACTACTTCACCTTCATCTTCAACAGCTTCTGGGTGGCTTTCGTCTCCACCGCGCTGTCCCTGATCATCGGGATTCCGGCGGCCTACTCAATGAGCCGCTTCGCGATGCGCCGCTCCGCGCTGGTCGTGCTGATGGCGCGCATCATCCCCGGTGTCTCGCTGCTGGTGCCCTGGTACTACGTGTTCTCGAACCTGCGGATGGTCGGCGGGTACGAGGTGCTGATCCTCTCGCACATGTTTGTGGCCCTGCCGCTGATCGTCTACATCATGATGAGCTACTTCGACTCCATGCCGCTGGAACTGGAGGAGGCGGCACAGGTGGACGGGCTGACGCCGATCGGCGCGTTCACCCGGATCACGCTGCCGCTGTCCGTGGCAGGCATCGCGACCGCCGGCATCCTGTCCTTCATCTTCTCGTGGAACAACTTCATGTTCGCCCTGGTGCTGTCCGGGGCCAACACCAAGACCCTGCCCGTGGCCATCTTCAACTTTGTCTCCTACGCCTCCATCGACTGGGGCGGCCTGATGGCCGCGGCCACGGTGGTCACGATTCCGATCATGATCATCGCCCTGTTCACGCAGAAGTACATCGTCTCCGGCCTGACCGCCGGCGCCACCAAGGGATAG
- a CDS encoding FadR/GntR family transcriptional regulator, with protein sequence MSERTAMADVSADPAATSASAQTPAAAAPATRLAAPPVGAAGLQGRVLEQLGMAICGGSLHPGEVLRSDALEERYHVSRSVIREALSILGSMGLVESRRRVGVTIQPATAWNLYDPLVIRWRLATNGRLKQLRSLTELRSAVEPQAALLAAQRAPLSGASDLVGLAAKMWAAGQAGDSEEFLALDIEFHRLVLQSSGNEMFAKLDSLVAEVLSGRTQYGLMPHHPSDEALQLHADVASAIQRRKPDEAHAAMLHIMQQAIEEMSSLWAQEHPGEPLPAE encoded by the coding sequence ATGAGCGAGCGCACAGCGATGGCTGACGTCTCTGCGGACCCGGCCGCGACCTCGGCCTCGGCCCAGACGCCAGCCGCAGCGGCACCGGCCACGAGACTGGCCGCGCCGCCAGTCGGCGCGGCCGGTTTGCAGGGGCGGGTGCTCGAACAGCTCGGCATGGCAATCTGCGGGGGAAGCCTGCACCCGGGCGAGGTACTGCGCAGCGACGCGCTGGAAGAGCGCTACCACGTCTCCCGGTCGGTGATCCGGGAGGCACTGAGCATCCTCGGTTCCATGGGCCTGGTCGAATCACGGCGCCGGGTGGGCGTGACCATCCAGCCTGCCACGGCCTGGAACCTCTACGACCCGCTGGTCATCCGCTGGCGCCTGGCCACCAATGGGCGGCTGAAGCAGTTGCGCTCCCTCACCGAACTGCGCAGCGCCGTCGAACCCCAGGCCGCGCTGCTCGCCGCGCAACGCGCGCCGCTGTCGGGCGCCTCCGACCTGGTGGGTCTGGCCGCCAAGATGTGGGCCGCAGGTCAGGCCGGCGACTCCGAGGAGTTCCTGGCCCTGGACATCGAGTTCCACCGGCTGGTGCTGCAGAGTTCGGGCAATGAGATGTTCGCCAAACTCGATTCGCTGGTCGCGGAGGTGCTCTCCGGCCGGACCCAGTACGGGCTGATGCCGCACCATCCCAGCGACGAGGCCCTGCAACTGCATGCCGACGTCGCCAGCGCCATCCAGCGCCGCAAGCCGGATGAGGCACACGCGGCCATGCTGCACATCATGCAGCAGGCCATCGAGGAAATGAGCAGCCTCTGGGCGCAGGAACATCCCGGCGAGCCGCTGCCGGCCGAGTAA
- a CDS encoding DUF4190 domain-containing protein, whose translation MSNQSPENPSNQPQEGAGESAANYPSNQPYGQAPQQNSPYGQYPDQGGYGYQAPMQEKKGLAITALVLGIVALVLGVIPGIGFLSFILGPLAIVFGIIALVKKQRKGMSITGIVLGALGVIAAIVITAIIAMFFQQAVGEHTVQYKVTSEGPATVMYFDGVQPVEEQIEGDWDEEISFTGLPFGAVTVTSEGGTVTCEVIMDGQSVVTNSGSGQVECASGDEFVQ comes from the coding sequence TTGTCGAACCAGTCTCCCGAAAATCCGTCGAACCAGCCGCAGGAAGGCGCAGGCGAGTCCGCGGCCAACTACCCGTCTAACCAGCCGTACGGCCAGGCGCCGCAGCAGAACTCGCCGTACGGCCAGTACCCGGACCAGGGCGGCTACGGCTACCAGGCACCTATGCAGGAGAAGAAGGGCCTGGCCATTACGGCCTTGGTGCTCGGCATCGTGGCCCTGGTGCTCGGTGTGATCCCCGGCATCGGTTTCCTCAGCTTCATCCTTGGCCCGCTGGCGATCGTTTTCGGCATCATCGCGCTGGTCAAAAAGCAGCGGAAGGGCATGTCTATCACGGGCATTGTCCTCGGCGCGCTCGGCGTGATCGCAGCCATCGTCATCACCGCGATCATCGCCATGTTCTTCCAGCAGGCGGTGGGTGAACACACCGTGCAGTACAAGGTGACCTCGGAGGGACCTGCGACCGTGATGTACTTCGACGGCGTCCAGCCGGTGGAAGAGCAGATCGAAGGGGACTGGGATGAGGAGATTTCCTTCACCGGTCTCCCGTTTGGTGCTGTCACTGTCACGTCCGAAGGCGGCACCGTGACCTGCGAAGTCATCATGGACGGCCAGAGCGTTGTCACGAACTCCGGCAGCGGCCAGGTGGAGTGCGCCTCGGGGGACGAGTTCGTCCAGTAG
- the speB gene encoding agmatinase, with the protein MEELRVEANGKLGPIDSSRIPRFAGAATYARLPRLDQVARADVAVVGVPFDSGVSYRPGARFGANHVREASRLLRPYNPAWDVSPFESLQAADAGDMAVNPFNINEAIETIQQNALDLTESGTKLITLGGDHTIALPLLRAAAERAGQPVAMLHFDAHLDTWDTYFGAEYTHGTPFRRAVEEGILDTEAISHVGTRGPLYGKKDLDDDHRFGFGIVTSSDVYYQGVREVVAKLRDRIGDRPLYISVDIDVLDPAHAPGTGTPEAGGMTSRELLEIIRGFRGMNLIGADVVEVSPAYDHAEITGVAASHVAYDLLTLMAANASDSQNNDGGASVGRDASVARGGVDRRGAGAQGETPPHGDPLAANALRGGEGA; encoded by the coding sequence ATGGAAGAACTCCGCGTCGAGGCCAACGGCAAGCTCGGCCCCATCGATTCGTCCCGGATCCCGCGCTTTGCCGGCGCCGCCACCTACGCCCGCCTCCCGCGGCTGGACCAGGTTGCCCGGGCCGATGTCGCCGTCGTCGGTGTTCCCTTTGATTCCGGGGTTTCCTACCGCCCGGGGGCACGCTTCGGCGCCAACCATGTCCGTGAAGCCTCGCGGCTGCTGCGCCCTTACAACCCGGCCTGGGACGTGAGCCCGTTCGAGAGCCTGCAGGCCGCGGACGCCGGGGATATGGCGGTCAACCCGTTCAACATCAACGAGGCGATCGAGACCATCCAGCAGAACGCCCTGGACCTGACCGAAAGCGGCACCAAGCTCATCACGCTCGGCGGTGACCACACCATCGCCTTGCCGCTGCTGCGCGCCGCCGCCGAGCGTGCCGGCCAGCCGGTGGCCATGCTGCACTTCGACGCGCACCTGGACACCTGGGACACCTACTTTGGCGCCGAGTATACGCACGGCACCCCGTTCCGCCGCGCGGTGGAGGAGGGCATCCTGGACACCGAGGCCATCTCGCACGTGGGCACCCGCGGCCCGCTTTACGGCAAGAAGGACCTGGACGATGACCACCGGTTCGGCTTCGGCATCGTAACCAGTTCCGACGTCTACTACCAGGGCGTCCGCGAAGTGGTGGCCAAGCTGCGCGACCGGATCGGCGACCGCCCGCTCTACATCTCGGTCGATATCGACGTGCTGGATCCGGCGCACGCACCCGGCACCGGAACGCCCGAGGCCGGCGGCATGACCAGCCGGGAACTGCTGGAGATTATCCGCGGCTTCCGCGGCATGAACCTCATCGGCGCCGACGTGGTGGAAGTGTCGCCGGCGTACGATCATGCCGAAATCACCGGCGTCGCCGCCAGCCATGTGGCCTATGATCTGTTGACCCTGATGGCCGCGAATGCTTCGGACAGCCAGAACAACGACGGCGGCGCTTCCGTTGGGCGCGACGCTTCCGTTGCGCGCGGGGGAGTGGACCGGCGCGGCGCCGGGGCGCAGGGCGAGACGCCGCCGCACGGTGATCCGCTGGCCGCCAACGCCCTGCGCGGCGGGGAAGGCGCCTGA